TCCGGAGAAGTTCCTCTTCTTCGAGGTGCATGGCCTGGAGGCCGCCGCGTCCGCGCTGGAGGAGCGCTTCGAGATCTCCTTCCACCTGGAGCGCCCGCCGCCCCTGGACGCGCGCATCACCCGGGAGATGTTCCGGCTGCACTGCGCTCCCGTCATCAACCTCTTCCGGGCCCCGGCCAATCCCCTGTTCCACCATGCGCTGGGCCGCGAGCACCTGGTGCGCGCCGCGGAGCTGCAGCCGCCGCACGCGGAGGTGTACTCCGTGGACTCGGTGACGGGCCTGACGGCGGGCCGCAGCGAGCGCCGCACCTACCGGCCCTTCCACGAGTTCGAGCACACCCAGGGCGAGGGCTCCGAGCCCTCCTTCTACCGGCTGCGGCGCATCCACTCCCCCGTGGATGACGGCATCGACACCTACCTCACCCTGGAGACGCCGCGCGATGTGGCGCCCACGCTCGGGACCGAGGAGGTGCTGTCCATCGATCTCACCTGCACCAACCGCTCGCTGCCCGCGCGGTTGCAGGTGGGGGACATCACCCAGTCCACCCCGGCCTCGCCCACCAACGCCAAGTTCAAGAACATCACCCCGGTGAGCCGCCCGGCCCGCGCGCCCCTGGGCACGGAGCTGCACTGGCGGCTGCTCTCGCACCTGGCCATCAACCAGCACTCCATCGCGGATGGCGCCGCGCTGCGCCGCCTGCTGGACCTGTACAACTTCCAGGCGCTGGCGGACAACCTCGCCGCCCGCGCCAGCCGCCTGCGCATCAACGCCATCCGCACCGTGGAGAGCAAGGCCCTCACCCGCTTCCTCGAGGGCTCACCCGTGCGCGGCAACCGCTCCCTGGTGGAGCTGGACGAGACGAATTTCATGGGGGTGGGGGACGCCTTTCTCTTCGGGTGCATTCTCGATGAGCTGCTGGCCTCCCACGTCACCCTCAACTCCTTCAATGAGCTGGCCATCCGGCTCCAGCCCTCGCAGACAGAGTTCGCATGGCTCCCGAGGAACGGCTTCCTGACCCTCTTGTAGAGGCGGCCCAGCTGCTGGGGGGAATGGCCAAGGAAGTCGGCTTCTTCCAGCTCGTGGCGTACATCGAGCGGCTCACCGCCGGGGCCGCCCGCGTGGGCAGCGTGGGGCCGGTCATCGAGGAGATGATCCGCTTCCGGCATGATGCCTCGCTGGGCTTCTCCTCGGGAGACGTGAGCGAGGTGACGCTGCGCAAGGTGCCCGTGCGCGCGGAAGAGCCGTACGCCCGGCGGCAGCTCTTCGAGGTCGTCACCCAGTTCCTCGGACTCACCGGCTCGGTGAGCCCGCTGCCGATGTACATCGCCGAGGAGATTGCCCAGGAGGACCCGGACCACGCCGTGCGCCGGGAGTTCCTGGACCTCTTCCACCACCGGCTGCTGTCGCTGCTCTACCGCATCGAGTCCAAGTACCGCGTCACCAGCGAGTCCAACTCCACCAACACCGACCAGTGGTCCCGCCGGCTGCTGGCGCTCGCCGGTTTCGACACGTACGAGACCGAGCGCACCAGCAAGCTGCCCACGCGCAAGCTGCTGCGCATCGTCCCCCTGCTGGCCTCCCGCGCACGCACCGCCGAGAAGATGGAGGCGGCCCTGGAGGACGTGCTCGGTGACCAGCTGGAGGGAGCGCGGGTCCGGGTGGAGCAGTTCGTGGGACGCTGGGTGGACATCGACGCCCGGCTGCAGCTGGGCCGCAACAACCACATCCTCGGCAGGACGACCGTCCTGGGTGGCAAGGCGTTTGATC
The sequence above is drawn from the Archangium gephyra genome and encodes:
- the tssF gene encoding type VI secretion system baseplate subunit TssF; its protein translation is MFSKYYLSELNYLREMGRAFGLANPSVAGLLVERGADPDVERLLEGFAFLTARIRERVEDDVPEMVQGLTELLLPHYLRPVPACSIVEFTPQMRALRGRSRIAAGAEVASTPLDGTSCIFRTTHDVDLLPLSVQDALLDRSSVSSPVLRLSFQTTEQGREELQKPHGLRLFIHGDMSASALIMLWLLRYCRQVRVRGATSGNEVVLDPKRSIRPVGFDRHFRLLPWPRAFDGYRLLQEYFTLPEKFLFFEVHGLEAAASALEERFEISFHLERPPPLDARITREMFRLHCAPVINLFRAPANPLFHHALGREHLVRAAELQPPHAEVYSVDSVTGLTAGRSERRTYRPFHEFEHTQGEGSEPSFYRLRRIHSPVDDGIDTYLTLETPRDVAPTLGTEEVLSIDLTCTNRSLPARLQVGDITQSTPASPTNAKFKNITPVSRPARAPLGTELHWRLLSHLAINQHSIADGAALRRLLDLYNFQALADNLAARASRLRINAIRTVESKALTRFLEGSPVRGNRSLVELDETNFMGVGDAFLFGCILDELLASHVTLNSFNELAIRLQPSQTEFAWLPRNGFLTLL
- the tssG gene encoding type VI secretion system baseplate subunit TssG, with protein sequence MAKEVGFFQLVAYIERLTAGAARVGSVGPVIEEMIRFRHDASLGFSSGDVSEVTLRKVPVRAEEPYARRQLFEVVTQFLGLTGSVSPLPMYIAEEIAQEDPDHAVRREFLDLFHHRLLSLLYRIESKYRVTSESNSTNTDQWSRRLLALAGFDTYETERTSKLPTRKLLRIVPLLASRARTAEKMEAALEDVLGDQLEGARVRVEQFVGRWVDIDARLQLGRNNHILGRTTVLGGKAFDRMGKIKIHIEPLPTHLYRRMMPGGDLLPQAREVVRLFLKDPLEYEFELGLTEGVTQTFNLSSTQSAQLGRDTWLGKGRQIRLSIPVV